The window TACATGAATTGTTGCATCAATTTTTCTATcatctaattttgtttatgagCATTCCCTGCTTTTCAAATTACATTCTTCCTTTCTGATTGCTTGAGCAGTAGTAGTGAGATGAGTATGATCTTCTGACTTTTTACACTTATTTATTTGCAATGTCTATGTTATATAGTAATAGTACTAAGCTACTATATATTCCTCAATAACATGgaagaatgaaaatattgttgatctatttgtagtagttttttcctttaaaaaaCACAGATCAGTATCTTTTCCAATAATTGTTTAAATGTCCGTTCAGGTTGAGATTGTGATGGGACTCGAGGAGGAGTTTGGAATCTGTGTGGAGGAAGAGAGCGCCCAGAGCATCAGCACTGTTCAAGAAGCAGCTGATCTCATTGAGGAGCTCTTggaaaagaaatgaagaacCATATAATTTCAATGAATGTTTGTTGCTGCAATCCGACGACAAACCCTCACCTTGAGTTCTTGGTGCtggtatttttgtttatgtttgaaGTATGTAGCTTGTCTTTGTTGTTTGGattctagtatttatttttgattgaatttctcttttctctttctaccTTTTTTGTCTTTGTCATGTATCAAGGAATTGGTGTCCGACTGTAAATCATGTATGGGGTCTAAAATTTCTGATGAAACTATGAATTGAGTTTCAAATAATTAGCCCTATTGATGTGTTGTTCTAGTttgcagaaaaaaattgtttcatttatatatgtgcAGGTCCTAATTTCACTTATTAAAGTTTATGGTTTGcaaaagagaataattttgCACTCAAGGAAACTTACTTGAAAAGTTGTTCTCATCCAATCAATAGGTTTTTATTCAAAGCTACTCCTAGTATTTACATTTTCTTCAACTTAAGTTTcatgtgattaatttattaatttcaacatttgtttatatgtattcatatgttaattatgatccgttatattttaattttaaaatagatcTGATCAAAGTAACGAATTTGATGGTGAGGCACAAAAATATGCTGGGACATTAATGTGAACCGAAATGAAAGCACTCTTAGATGTCTAAATATTAGGAGTAACAAACGCAATATGGAGactcaatttaaaaaaagactTCACAGATAAATGTAAAGACACAACTTTTATGTATGTAAAACAATTCAACGAAGAAAATAACCTTTTAATGTAAAGGCCTAAATGTTTGTgcatatggagtaatataattacaaatgaagaaaatttgaaaaggtGGCTAATTATCTTTTGACCTTTCTTACCAAACAAACAAAAGCCATGTCACAAATCACAATGGCACCATAAAAGAAGACTGTTTACACTTTACATCAATAGAACATGGAGCACTtaacaattttacattatttaaatgacGAACATACCCCTTTCTCTATAAATATGCCCAATCTCCTCTCTTCTCCTATCCACCTTATTCTTCtttccatattttcttttttatttcatcaaaacACATCTCAATGCTGTTAATTTTCTCCTCTAAAGGTACATAGATTATTGAATTTTCTGCTAAATCTCTTGCTCGACGTAGTTGGTTCACAAAATTGTTAGTTTTCCTGTTACGTTGATCTTCgttgttataaaaaaatatttttgcctGTTTCTGATTTGGTAAGGAAGCCTGTTCGAAGAAGAGCTGATACTTTCAGCGGCGCCGTCGAAACATCTGTTCCCCTCTCGAGTTATGCTGTTGGTGGTGATGCCGAGGCCTTGGTAGACTTGCATTTTTGTCGGAGTTGATGATCTCATCTTTCAAATTGGGCTGCTCTTGATGGCCTGATTTTAATGGAGAGATCGTCAACTCTGACAAATTGCAAGTCTACTAGAGCATTGAAACAACATGTCGCAGTTACATCTTTTTCTTACTAGAGTGGGGTTAGTAATGTTTTACCATCTGTTATTTCAGTGTGTTTATATTGTCTTCTTCACGTCTAAGTAAATAGATTAGTTATAAAATTGTTGTCGCCTGCTTTATTTCAAGTGGagttttatctaattttttcaatttttcaatttcaattatattagATTGTCATCGTGtttcaaagtataaataatttatttagattattgtCGGGGGTATTTCAATCATCTTGTTGAAGAAACAGGTGGTTTGGTCGGTAGGGGCCAGGACATTTTGACATGTAGCTTTACCTTTTTGAAATTGGGTACATTGTATATCATTATAACTAtgatttacatattttaattatttttaccgTGTTATGTAATTCAAGTTAATCTGCATTTAGACTAAATCGGTGATTTTGGATTCACACTAATGATTTATAAATTCCACCAAGTTTGACTGTTTGAGTAAggttcatttttttaatcaatgcATTACGAGTTAAATATAAGTAGTGTAGGAAAATATGGAACATGAGGGAAATTGGAAAAGGCTAGGCTTTTGGTCGTACCTTAATACCGAGATCTCTCATGTGGTCATTcctagcctataaatagatgAGTATTTTGGAGTAGAAACACACCAAcaatcattctctcttctcacTAAGCGCTCAAGCATTCTAGTTCGCATCTTAGGAGCATTGCATAGCTCGGTTCTTACCTCCAATTCAAGTTCGCCGGGGCCTAcgagtttgaggtgcttcaacTCGGTAGGAGGAAagtcgtttcatctttggggacgtTGCGCCAATCCGTGAGCATTAGCCGGGGCATATCTCATCttgcagagagagagatatctCGATTCGACTTGAAAAAGACTATAGTTTGCATCTTGTTCCGTTTATTGTATTTACTATTTACTTTGTTTAATTTACCTTCTagctttttggttttttgcaATAACAAGAGTTTGCCCGAGTGTAAAGGCTACATTATTTCCAACAAGTAGTAGAGAACACAAAGGTCCACTAAGTTTGAATGCTTGTTGAGTAGCAAACACGATTTATGAGCTTGCAAATTCCTTGCAATTTTTGCGAAGTTACGATTGGGTTCGTAAGGACACTGGCTCGATATGTTTATTTCCAGCCGGAAATAACAGGGATGAATAcctaaagaaaataataaatgaatacaaATCTAGATTAATAGTTATAGTTTATATTGAGCAGTTAATCTTAACAAATACTAGTAGAAATCACTTATTTGTTGTGTTGTTCGATTTCAATGATTGATCAGATGGGGTCGTTGGACTCAACACATCGATATCAACTTATATTCTAATTCAATGTAGGAACAATTCTTGATACAATAAATCTACATAagaaaactataaaattttttgtacAAGAGCATTAGCAACAGTGGTCTATCTCCAGAATCCAtctctcaattttctcttGTCACGTCAGGAGATCCATCTCAGATCCTACCTCCCTACAGTGAGAGTCTATTCCACAGCCTATCTCAAAGCTCATCtcatttccacatcatcactatttcttttaatatcaatgtctaaatattttaaattaaaatatacataataaattaattcttcGTTGTATTACAATATTGGAAAAAAGAATACAACGAGAAGCagatttcaataaaataataaaaacaaaaaaattgagattgagattgagattGTAGAGGGATGAATGTGAATTGATGAggaatgaagtatatatagtggataaaagatgaataatttttttttaaaaaaaggggaGATCGGCTGGGCCGATTTATCGGCCTTGGGGTGGAGGTGGAAGGGAGTGGCCTGGGAGGGGGATCACTCAACCCTTGCGACCGGCCTCCATTGCTAATGCTCTAACGCGTCTGATAACACTAAAGAGGACATTGTTCGGTTAAAAGCAGGAGGCAGCTCGTAAAGATGTGGAGCGCATTATTCACCTATAAAGTTCAAGAGATCGCAATTCGGGTGCTTCTATGTGTGAAGAACAAGTTCATGCTCTCCCCCAAGAAGACCTGATTGAAGAATTTTGGatatattaacattttcaaGAGAATAAGAGTTAAACGTGGAGCTTGCATAAAGAGGAACAACATGTACtgtaataaaaatgtaaaagagaggtacatttattttattctttagcCAAGGAAGAGAAAACAACTGTGGTTTTTAGTTTAAGCCACCATTTACGGGAATTAATTAGGGGCTAGATAgggaattaatttattttatttttaaataaagaaattatagagaataaattaatgcTTAGGTATAGACTACCGAGTTAGTCGTTAATGGACAGGACTGAGGAGATTGTAGGCTATTTTGAAAGAATTTTTGTGGCAAGTAAAATGGGGAGTGAAGAGTAGTGTGATCCAAGCcgtccatcaaaattaaattcaaagaaaGTGTTCGCCGGTCACCAATTGCAACCTCGTGGCAGGTTTTGCAAGTCAAAACCCGCTAGCCCACGCGCACCTGATTTCCACTCCTTAATTAACATTGTTTATTATatcttgaaaaaattaaaatgtaaatctttctaaataaaatagttttggacttttggtgggatatatttaattttatttaaaaaaataaatgctaaAAATAGATGATAGGAGTATGATATTATCAAATACTCATTCTGTACCTACAAATAGTtctcttttgtaattttaataactatatttaaaatagttgttattttagATGGAGCGAGACactaatgtttttttataggATTTCCAGATAAAGGTATTACATTTGGTGAACAATACTTCCTCTATTCCACTTTAAATGGATCATTTCTTATTcgcataaaattttatactccctccatcccagattaagagtcactttttgccataaaagtttgtctcagtttaagagtcacttttagaatttgtcatatttggtcatacaattttaccccattctttatcaaaattacataaaaatttcattatttacattaaaataaatcaaaacaaaaatcaaaagttaaaagggatccaccttcaaccaactccaccatctgacttcatttattaaacactccaccatctcacttcatttattacacacttcaactctttcttaaaattcgagccataataattaataagtaacttcaaatatgggacggagagagtataattttattttatgagttgagtggagagaaaataaaatagaataatgatatttctattttaagagaTCCGTCACTTAAATGGGATGGATGGATTACAATATGGCTTATAATGTTACATcaaagaaatatattttattatcgaccctaatttaattttaaataatatcaataaaattgaattataaaccAGTGAAAATAGCTATACTAATTGTGAACAAAGAGCGTGGCGCGTGTAGTAAAATGGGGGTTACAAATAGAATCGGCGCTATAAACGATGACCATACATTGGTCATTTATTGacttcaaattaaaatgacggaattaaaaatcgaattaaattactactactaattttatggTCTTCACCTACCCATTTTctgagttttaattttaactagAATCTTCCATTTCTCAGTATTTCATTCTCGCTCGCTCTCAGTTCTCAGCTCTATTACTTCAATCAGGGGTGTTCTGAggtaaaatttattcattaccAGACTATCAGAAAACTATCAGGtgtttcatcaattttaattactgTTTATCGATTCATTCTTCggattttttctaattaaaatgtgaatttgaCTTGATCTGTTGTTTACTTTCTGCTTATAATTCAATCTATTTTTGATCTGGCCTGGATCTGACTATGCTAGTTCGTTTTTACCCCTTTTGTTTGCGTTTGTTGTATGTAGGTTGGTTTAGTTTTCAGCACGTCCTCCTATTTGTGTGATTCACTCTGTCGTTAGTATATGGATGGTTGAATAGTCTGGATCTTTCATCTTATGGCTCAGTATTTATGTGTTCGAGTCTGGTTTATATTCTGGAATTGATTCTTTCTGTTTAATTGATGTTGgcaaaaattaaacaaattttcatgTATGAAATGAAGTTCTTAAGAGTAGTGAGATCTTTTCTTAGTTTTAACACCTGAAAGGTGCTATAAGTGTAGGCAATGGATTTGTCGTCTTTCGTAGCATGAGTTGATCTTTTCTGAGGCATTTGGTCGCATTTCTATGTCATATAACCAATCTGATCTGAATCTTCTCTACTTTTCGCTATGTTCTGTGATATGCTCTGTATTGACCATTTAACTGGATGCTTAGTTTTGTGATGGTATTTTGTTTTGCACAAGATGATTGAGGTGTTTCCTTCTGAATTTTGTAGATCACACAAGTAGATAATCATGGTGAAGGCTGTCGTAGTTCTTAATAGCAGCGAGGGTGTTAGTGGCACCGTCAGCTTCACCCAGGAGGGAGATGGTATCTATCATTGTCATGTAATCAGTTGATGTAACTACATGTTTGTGTTATAGATGCTTagtttcttttccttttctgtgCAGGCCCAACAACTGTCACCGGAAACCTTTCTGGCCTTAAGCCCGGACTCCATGGCTTTCACGTGCATGCCCTTGGTGACACCACTAATGGTTGCATGTCGACTGGTAATTTTTTGCACTATTTGTGATGGCTCTGTTgtacattaaataaatttatgattttttatcatttgccaaaaattgtttgattgaAATTGGTCAATGTGTATCCAAATCTCAGGTCCTCACTTCAATCCTAATGGCAAAGAGCATGGTGCTCCCGAGGATGAGGTTCGCCATGCTGGTGATCTTGGGAATATCACAGCTGGAGAAGATGGTATATACCCataattttacttaaaaagTCTTTAATGTATCTTTCTTAGGTATCCATGTTAACTTTATTGTTTATTCACTAGACTGTCTCACATTGGTTAGAGTTTCAAGTTCCTGATCTCCAAATTTAGTGGCACTTGTTATAATGGAttataacatattttattggTAAAACAACTTGAAAGCCACATTCTATTTTGCTTTTgccattttctctttcttgaTTTGCTTGCGCTCATTGATGcttatgatttattaattattatgaatCTGACATTTTGTAATCTTGAATCCCCTCTGACTCCAACACCATTCTGATATCTTGTTTCAGGCACCGCATCATTCACCATTGTTGACAAGCAGGTGTTTTTCTTCCCCACTATCTTATAAATACCTAAGGTTATTTTCTTGATCAAGTGTATTAAAATTCCTATTAATTTCTCTGCCAGATCCCACTGAGTGGACCACATTCCATCATTGGAAGAGCAGTTGTTGTTCATGGTGATCCTGATGATCTTGGAAAGGGTAGGCCTTTCTGCTACTTTCTGTTCCTAGTAATTTGCTTATAAAGTTGGCATGttctttaaaataagaaaaatgaattgtacCTTTAAAGCTCATCTAATCGATCATCTGATCCTCCTGGAGCAGACTGACTCGAATACAAAAACCATTTGTTAATATCTTTCCGTGTGGGACATCATTGTAAGCACTAACTAGTTATTCTTCTACAAATCTGCAACAATCTCATAAGTTAATTTGAGTAATTTTTGCTCTCCAATTTGTTGACTCTACCCACTGATGTAACATTGTAAGCTGTAACTGTATTCCTGCTGAGCCACTAGTATACCACCATAGTATTTTTCTGTGGTTATTTTTATGCCCCCATAATCCCATTTATGTCTAACTATATCCTATCTCCTTACGTTGTTACTATGTTATCTCAGGTGGACATGAATTGAGCAAGAGCACTGGCAATGCTGGTGGTAGAATTGCTTGTGGTAAGTGTAATCATCTTTCTGCACTAATCAAACaagaatagtagtaatttgtGATAGATAGATACTAGATAGATAGATGATAGATAGATCAAACCACCTATTTCAAGGTCAAAAGACTAAATGCATCCATACGCCACAGTCAAAGTATTCAATAATGAGCCAGTTATTTTTCGCTCAACCAATTGTTGCAGAATGAGTGGATCCTTGAATTGTCACCATTTGAATTGTCTATGTAGTTCGTTCCACACCAATAAACAGATAACTTCAAAACAGCTTAGTGCAAAAGACAATGACAACAATAGATTCTGACGAAGAAGCATGAGACATTCATCCACTaactttgtttgttttgttgcaGGTATTATTGGCCTTCAGGGCTGAGCAAACTTGGTTGTGCACTCTACTTAATCATGGCTTGCACTGCGTCTCCTGCATTTACTTGTTAGAAGTACCCTATATCATTTCCAATTtcctaataaaattttcttgtTGAATTGGACTACATTTCCATCTCTTGTGTTTTGTACTTCAGTTTAAGCAAGAAATTAGAGTGccgtataaaaaaattgtcttCACTGCATATTGTTGATTAGCACATATCAATTGCTTtcttagtactactactaaatattGATCGGGATGGAGATGTCTGTTAGTATCAAGAGTAATGTTTTTGTGGGTCTTTTAACTGGAGATGAGCTATATCAGAGTCGATAGCTGGAGATGACTGATATTTGGTCTTTGGCATTATCCACTCATTCGATAGGCCAATTCACACCCACACTTGAAGACCATGACTCTAGATTTATGTTAGTACATCTAAACATTGGTTAAAGATTGTGAATTCGTAAGATTTTAGCCTATACTCTCAATTAATCTATTTTAACTTGGAAATGATTGCAAATTTGGAAATGTGAAtttaaaaacatcaacaatTCGAGGATTTTAGTCTATAATCACAATTAATCTATTTTAAGCTGTAAATTATTTCAGATTTGGAATTGTGGATTCAAACAAATGATTGCAAATTTGGAATTGTTAATTTAAACAAACCAACAattctaaaatcacaaatttatcaTTCCAACGCGGAAATTATTACAAATAGAGCCTAATTCATGTCCGAATAATACCGTTTGTAAATATGAGAATCTAGATGAAAATGTATTCAGTTTCAGACTTTCAGTAAAGGAAGTTAAGTTCATCAACCAAGAACACTTACATGGTTTCACTCCTGTAACTTCAAGAATTCCAACACTTCCCCAAATATTTTCATGGATTGACCTCTAAAAATTCAGGTCCAATGCGCTCACACTTGGTTGAAGTCACTTCCAAGATTGCGGCCATAGCTAAATCAGGCAACATATCGCGCGCTCGCAAACTGTTCGATGAATTGTCCCACAGAGATACCATTGCATGGAACGCAATGGTGAGCGGATATTTGCATCTGGGCCTCTATCAAGAAGCTCGATCGTTGTTCAATTCCATGAGATCGAGCAATGTCAAGCCCGATCACTTCACGTGCACTGCAGTGCTAAGCACGTGTGCCGCGTTGAAAGATAACAAATCCGGCCAAATGCTTCATGCCCTTGTCGTTGT is drawn from Salvia hispanica cultivar TCC Black 2014 chromosome 6, UniMelb_Shisp_WGS_1.0, whole genome shotgun sequence and contains these coding sequences:
- the LOC125193071 gene encoding superoxide dismutase [Cu-Zn]-like, encoding MVKAVVVLNSSEGVSGTVSFTQEGDGPTTVTGNLSGLKPGLHGFHVHALGDTTNGCMSTGPHFNPNGKEHGAPEDEVRHAGDLGNITAGEDGTASFTIVDKQIPLSGPHSIIGRAVVVHGDPDDLGKGGHELSKSTGNAGGRIACGIIGLQG